From a single Brassica napus cultivar Da-Ae chromosome C9, Da-Ae, whole genome shotgun sequence genomic region:
- the LOC106422086 gene encoding peroxisomal nicotinamide adenine dinucleotide carrier isoform X2, producing MSDTLINGLAGAGGGIIAQLLTYPLQTVHTRQQTERDIKREKRKLGTIEHMCQVVKQEGWERLYGGLAPSLAGTAASQDVN from the exons ATGTCGGACACTCTGATAAATGGATTGGCTGGAGCTGGGGGTGGGATCATCGCTCAACTCCTCACTTATCCTCTCCAAACT GTACATACGCGGCAACAGACGGAGCGTGATATCAAGAGGGAGAAGAGGAAGCTTGGAACTATCGAACACATGTGCCAG GTTGTGAAACAAGAGGGATGGGAGCGTTTATACGGTGGATTGGCTCCGTCTCTCGCTGGAACCGCGGCGTCACAG GATGTTAACTGA
- the LOC106422086 gene encoding peroxisomal nicotinamide adenine dinucleotide carrier isoform X3, translated as MSDTLINGLAGAGGGIIAQLLTYPLQTVHTRQQTERDIKREKRKLGTIEHMCQVVKQEGWERLYGGLAPSLAGTAASQLR; from the exons ATGTCGGACACTCTGATAAATGGATTGGCTGGAGCTGGGGGTGGGATCATCGCTCAACTCCTCACTTATCCTCTCCAAACT GTACATACGCGGCAACAGACGGAGCGTGATATCAAGAGGGAGAAGAGGAAGCTTGGAACTATCGAACACATGTGCCAG GTTGTGAAACAAGAGGGATGGGAGCGTTTATACGGTGGATTGGCTCCGTCTCTCGCTGGAACCGCGGCGTCACAG TTACGATAA
- the LOC106422086 gene encoding peroxisomal nicotinamide adenine dinucleotide carrier isoform X1 — protein sequence MSDTLINGLAGAGGGIIAQLLTYPLQTVHTRQQTERDIKREKRKLGTIEHMCQVVKQEGWERLYGGLAPSLAGTAASQRQLR from the exons ATGTCGGACACTCTGATAAATGGATTGGCTGGAGCTGGGGGTGGGATCATCGCTCAACTCCTCACTTATCCTCTCCAAACT GTACATACGCGGCAACAGACGGAGCGTGATATCAAGAGGGAGAAGAGGAAGCTTGGAACTATCGAACACATGTGCCAG GTTGTGAAACAAGAGGGATGGGAGCGTTTATACGGTGGATTGGCTCCGTCTCTCGCTGGAACCGCGGCGTCACAG CGGCAGTTACGATAA
- the LOC106393135 gene encoding uncharacterized protein LOC106393135, which translates to MASSSGTKKYPPRLYEIGKTPIQSRSMNHNCFLSNLQVMKESVGEDVWLELRESAVGVIIKLKELEYTWSAKHVHYFLVNQLAIQCSHEVWSLIEDQPLRFSLYEFEDITGLNCDPFDTQEQWDVAHEDFWVEMKVPISEGPKLNELQALFPIIRNWPREKRVMVGLLCLVSIGIFGISSNSRIPLHLAKRVMDPAAFERHPWGRPAFTSLVDSIKVVTYEEKKSYTLHGCVHVLLIWIYESVPGLGEIYGHRIEEAEVLLLSWHGSRQRINFPNFCAQEKKKYQKIRVRHMIVKAMEDRYPKWGEDKPPDDLDNMIVDILNDQLNDKFWDVVPLTKCRKRKNQVSAPSVPERVDTSPSTKRRKEKETAPEMEESHTDMPINNSIIQKLVEAVNNLPGRVETMDVSVAERVTKTLEASVQAQRKT; encoded by the exons ATGGCCTCATCTTCGGGGACCAAGAAGTATCCTCCGCGGCTTTACGAGATTGGTAAAACGCCTATTCAATCTCGGAGCATGAACCACAATTGTTTTCTGTCCAACCTTCAAGTAATGAAAGAGTCTGTTGGCGAAGACGTTTGGCTTGAGTTAAGAGAATCAGCTGTAGGCGTGATTATCAAgctgaaggagttggagtacacTTGGTCTGCAAAACATGTTCATTATTTTCTGGTGAATCAATTGGCGATTCAGTGCAGTCATGAAGTTTGGTCTTTGATAGAAGACCAGCCATTGAGGTTCTCTCTGTATGAGTTTGAAGATATTACAGGGTTAAATTGTGATCCCTTTGACACACAAGAACAATGGGATGTGGCTCATGAAGACTTTTGGGTGGAGATGAAAGTTCCAATTTCTGAAGGACCCAAGTTGAATGAACTTCAAGCCCTTTTTCCGATCATCAGAAATTGGCCTAGAGAGAAGCGTGTAATGGTTGGCTTGTTGTGTCTAGTATCCATTGGCATATTTGGCATTTCAAGCAATAGTAGAATACCTCTGCATTTGGCGAAAAGGGTGATGGATCCAGCAGCTTTCGAGCGCCATCCATGGGGTCGTCCAGCATTTACCAGCCTTGTGGATTCTATTAAAGTGGTGACATACGAAGAAAAGAAGAGTTACACACTACATGGCTGTGTTCATGTATTGCTTATTTGGATATACGAGTCTGTGCCAGGTTTAGGAGAGATATATGGGCATCGGATAGAGGAAGCTGAGGTTCTGCTTCTGTCATGGCATGGTTCTCGTCAGCGTATCAACTTCCCAAACTTCTGtgcacaagaaaagaaaaaatatcagAAG ATTCGTGTAAGGCATATGATTGTAAAAGCAATGGAGGATAGATATCCGAAATGGGGCGAAGATAAACCGCCTGATGATTTGGATAACATGATAGTTGACATCCTCAATGATCAGCTAAACGACAAGTTTTGGGATGTAGTGCCACTTACCAAGTGCCGGAAGAGAAAAAATCAAGTCAGTGCACCTAGTGTTCCCGAAAGAGTGGATACGAGCCCCTCCACAAAACGAAGGAAGGAGAAAGAAACTGCACCAGAAATG GAAGAATCTCATACTGATATGCCCATCAACAACAGCATCATACAAAAGTTGGTTGAGGCTGTTAACAACTTGCCTGGAAGAGTAGAAACCATGGATGTTAGTGTAGCTGAAAGGGTTACTAAGACATTGGAAGCTTCTGTACAAGCTCAG AGGAAGACATAA
- the LOC125593189 gene encoding uncharacterized protein LOC125593189, with protein sequence MVQTKKGSVDGLPIQRVVKKEKMINKTMLGKKVKIEKPFSIPQLNDQSISTEDWENHLKWQKSVKCRLALEALASSLEEPTRKRKTKLTKTQVFPYVRNSTVKRIVSGKTVSKESYDPLAKVAPEKLKKVLDFIKSDLEDAESGYGDRSARFYLTLLLPREAWPTQNYGWLHDSHMAAAMHMFHRRSMQSQSPYYSPRIAFLDRWFVNSWVNDYKKYDETNELPEYFSMAFNGEYPAEFVTGKKWLKDVDSLFLCHHVNGDHWVALHIDLQKEVIHVYDSIRTWVPDKKMQEECMPFTKMLPALLNKMVDPKLRTKPDKQFTYCRYKKIPQNEDPGDCGLYTLKYIECLALGYNFVGLSDQIIPAMRLKMAAEIYDEVAMED encoded by the exons ATGGTTCAGACAAAAAAAGGTTCAGTTGATGGTTTACCAATACAACGTGTCGTAAAAAAGGAGAAGATGATTAACAAGACGATGCTAGGGAAAAAAGTGAAGATAGAGAAACCCTTTTCTATCCCACAGCTAAATGACCAATCCATTTCTACAGAGGATTGGGAAAATCATCTAAAATGGCAGAAAAGTGTAAAGTGTAGACTGGCGCTGGAAGCACTAGCTTCAAGTTTGGAGGAGCCTACACGCAAAAGAAAAACTAAGCTGACAAAGACTCAAGTTTTTCCATACGTAAGGAATTCAACAGTGAAGCGTATCGTATCTGGTAAAACGGTCTCCAAGGAATCTTATGACCCATTAGCTAAGGTGGCTCCAGAGAAATTGAAGAAAGTATTGGACTTCATTAAGTCTGATCT GGAAGATGCTGAGTCTGGTTATGGAGATAGAAGTGCAAGATTTTATTTGACCTTGTTGCTACCAAGAGAAGCTTGGCCAACACAGAATTATGGCTGGTTGCATGACTCT CACATGGCTGCAGCAATGCATATGTTTCACAGACGCTCCATGCAATCCCAGTCTCCATATTATTCTCCTCGAATTGCATTCCTTGACCGCTGGTTTGTGAACTCATGGGTTAACGACTACAAAAAGTATGATGAGACAAATGAGTTGCCAGAATATTTTAGCATGGCTTTTAATGGAGAATACCCAGCTGAATTTGTCACGGGTAAGAAGTGGCTTAAAGATGTTGACTCTCTCTTCCTCTGCCACCATGTCAACGGCGACCACTGGGTTGCTCTTCATATCGATCTGCAGAAGGAGGTAATACATGTTTATGATAGCATTCGAACTTGGGTGCCTGATAAGAAGATGCAAGAGGAGTGCATGCCGTTTACGAAAATGCTTCCTGCATTGCTTAACAAGATGGTCGATCCTAAGTTGAGAACAAAGCCTGACAAGCAGTTCACCTACTGTAGGTACAAGAAGATCCCCCAAAATGAAGACCCAGGAGATTGCGGCCTGTACACTCTGAAATACATTGAATGTTTAGCTCTGGGGTATAATTTTGTAGGCTTAAGTGATCAGATCATACCAGCAATGCGATTGAAGATGGCTGCAGAGATTTATGATGAGGTGGCTATGGAGGATTAG
- the LOC106422129 gene encoding probable long-chain-alcohol O-fatty-acyltransferase 7, with the protein MEEELNSLVKVGVSTIMSVSYCFFLPPRIKSGFFRLISILPVCVLFLVLPLFLSFPLFSSPAAILLILADLKLILFSFDQGPLSPLPSNIFLFTCFTCFPIQRQKNPKPQAGGQDQMHTWIFAIKVVLLGVVLHLYHWKTLPPIMLLGLYPPFLYVLLEVSLTLFRILLTIILKCNLEPHFKEPYLATSLQDFWGRRWNLLVSASLRACVYTPVRRVCQRLMCSDDSAMLISVLATFIVSGVFHEVLFFYIIGEMPTGELTLFFVLHGVCTVGEVAVKRTAFAQRWVVRQMLSRLLTVGFVVVTTWWLFFPPWIRSNVTEKCFNEASLLIDFLRRKLIFLYLKTQVISVN; encoded by the coding sequence ATGGAGGAAGAACTGAATAGTTTGGTGAAAGTAGGGGTTTCAACGATAATGTCGGTATCTTATTGTTTCTTCTTGCCACCTAGAATCAAATCTGGTTTTTTCCGTTTAATCTCTATTCTCCCTGTAtgtgttttgtttcttgttcttcCCCTGTTCTTGTCCTTTCCACTTTTCTCTTCCCCCGCAGCGATTTTGCTAATACTTGCCGATTTGAAACTCATCCTCTTTTCCTTTGATCAAGGTCCTCTTTCTCCACTACCTTCAAACATCTTCTTATTCACATGTTTCACTTGTTTCCCCATCCAGCGTCAAAAGAACCCTAAACCTCAAGCAGGTGGTCAGGATCAAATGCACACATGGATTTTCGCAATTAAAGTTGTACTCTTAGGTGTAGTGTTACATTTATATCACTGGAAAACCCTTCCTCCCATTATGCTATTGGGTCTCTATCCACcgtttttatatgttttacttGAGGTTTCCCTAACGCTCTTCAGAATTTTGTTGACTATCATTCTTAAATGCAATCTAGAGCCACATTTTAAGGAACCATACTTAGCCACGTCTCTTCAAGACTTCTGGGGACGCCGATGGAACCTCCTAGTCTCTGCAAGTCTCCGGGCATGCGTCTACACTCCTGTGCGGCGTGTCTGCCAACGCCTAATGTGTTCTGATGATTCTGCAATGTTAATTAGTGTTTTGGCGACTTTCATAGTCTCTGGTGTGTTTCACGAAGTGCTTTTCTTCTATATAATCGGTGAGATGCCTACAGGAGAACTCACTTTGTTCTTTGTTCTACATGGAGTTTGCACAGTCGGGGAAGTGGCGGTGAAAAGGACTGCGTTTGCACAGAGGTGGGTGGTGAGACAGATGTTATCACGGCTGCTAACGGTGGGTTTTGTTGTTGTGACCACTTGGTGGCTGTTTTTCCCTCCTTGGATTCGTAGCAACGTGACGGAGAAATGCTTCAATGAAGCCTCTTTGCTCATTGATTTCCTAAGACGcaagttaatttttttgtaccTTAAGACGCAGGTTATTTCAGTGAACTAA